In one candidate division WOR-3 bacterium genomic region, the following are encoded:
- a CDS encoding NAD-dependent deacylase, protein MGRIFKKFKKIVFFTGAGMSAESGVPTYRGKGGIWNDYNWEEYACQNAFEKNPEKVLRFHELRRKAVLKCLPHGGHFWISELQKSRTDVSVITQNIDGMHQRAGSGSVIELHGSLWRIRCMCGKKEIFSENYPSYKCDLCGEWFRPDIVWFGDSLDPAIIGKALDEISECDLFVSVGTSAVVWPAAGFPLLAKKKGAFTVEINTEPNDLSQMFDINIRLPASLVLSEGNFPVIE, encoded by the coding sequence ATGGGGAGAATCTTTAAAAAATTCAAAAAAATAGTCTTTTTCACCGGAGCAGGGATGTCCGCGGAGAGCGGTGTTCCAACTTACAGGGGAAAAGGCGGAATCTGGAATGATTACAACTGGGAGGAATACGCCTGCCAAAATGCTTTTGAGAAGAACCCGGAAAAAGTGCTGAGGTTTCACGAGTTGAGAAGAAAAGCCGTCTTGAAATGCCTGCCCCATGGGGGTCATTTCTGGATTTCTGAGCTCCAGAAATCGAGAACAGACGTCAGCGTGATAACGCAGAACATAGACGGAATGCATCAAAGAGCAGGCAGTGGGTCCGTCATAGAGCTTCACGGTTCGCTTTGGAGGATAAGATGCATGTGCGGAAAAAAGGAAATCTTTTCGGAAAATTATCCATCGTATAAATGCGATCTCTGCGGTGAATGGTTTAGACCGGATATTGTCTGGTTCGGCGATTCATTGGATCCTGCAATAATCGGGAAAGCGCTTGATGAAATCTCAGAATGCGATCTTTTCGTAAGCGTCGGCACTTCGGCGGTAGTGTGGCCCGCGGCGGGTTTTCCTCTTCTCGCCAAAAAAAAAGGGGCTTTTACAGTCGAAATAAACACCGAACCGAATGACTTATCACAAATGTTTGATATCAACATACGACTTCCGGCTTCTTTGGTACTTTCTGAAGGCAATTTTCCTGTGATAGAATAG
- a CDS encoding AAA family ATPase, translating to MEVLTRFPITAIVQMDFLKTAYLANIINPKIGGLLISGPKGTGKSTFVHSVEDIMPEYLSVKNCVFGCDPQAPEHFCTFCREAKQHEAEKKKGRIIDLPLSTTEDRLLGSIDIEKILKEGVKSILPGILAMAHRNILYIDEVNLLPDHLVDDILDVSALHWNVIEREGFSIKHRSDFILVGTMNPEEGELRPQILDRFPLCVRAESPKAPEQRAEIVRRALSFENNPDSFFESFRKDQNDLRESLERSKKLLKEVTLDDSLLSTITKSCSELKVDGQRPDIIITKTAMTISALRKRTETVFDDVLEAALMTLCHRTRDSGLLEPPSFEEIERVFRENYIKKEDFVNSGKNISLTSLSDSRSKPPKNHEKNGVSSIQEEDTSKK from the coding sequence ATGGAAGTATTGACAAGATTTCCCATAACAGCCATAGTCCAAATGGATTTTCTGAAAACCGCCTACCTCGCCAACATAATCAACCCTAAAATCGGAGGGCTTTTGATATCCGGTCCAAAAGGGACAGGTAAGAGCACATTTGTCCATTCTGTAGAAGACATTATGCCGGAATATTTATCGGTGAAAAACTGCGTTTTCGGATGTGACCCCCAGGCACCCGAGCATTTTTGCACTTTCTGCAGGGAGGCAAAACAGCATGAAGCCGAAAAGAAAAAAGGGCGGATAATTGATTTGCCTTTGAGCACTACCGAAGACAGACTCCTCGGGAGCATAGACATCGAGAAAATTCTCAAAGAAGGCGTTAAGAGCATACTGCCCGGCATACTCGCAATGGCTCACAGAAATATTTTATACATAGACGAGGTCAACCTCCTTCCAGACCATCTTGTCGACGACATACTCGACGTATCCGCCCTTCACTGGAACGTGATAGAGAGAGAAGGATTTTCAATAAAACACAGGTCTGATTTCATCCTCGTGGGTACCATGAATCCCGAAGAAGGAGAGCTCAGGCCACAGATACTCGACAGGTTTCCTCTATGCGTCAGGGCTGAATCACCTAAAGCCCCTGAACAGAGAGCCGAGATTGTCAGAAGGGCGCTGTCATTTGAAAACAATCCGGATTCTTTTTTTGAATCTTTCCGAAAAGACCAGAATGACTTAAGAGAGTCTTTGGAAAGATCAAAAAAACTTCTGAAGGAAGTTACACTCGACGACAGTCTTCTTTCGACTATAACCAAGTCGTGTTCCGAACTTAAAGTGGACGGACAAAGACCGGATATAATAATCACAAAAACCGCCATGACAATATCTGCTCTGAGGAAAAGGACCGAAACTGTATTCGACGATGTCCTCGAAGCCGCTTTGATGACGCTCTGCCACAGGACAAGAGACAGCGGCCTTCTCGAACCTCCATCTTTCGAAGAAATCGAAAGGGTCTTCAGGGAAAATTATATAAAAAAAGAAGACTTCGTCAACTCTGGAAAAAATATTTCTTTAACATCCTTATCCGACAGTAGATCAAAACCGCCGAAAAACCATGAAAAAAACGGTGTTTCCAGCATACAGGAGGAAGACACCTCAAAAAAATGA
- a CDS encoding VWA domain-containing protein, translating to MIVVGIQKPTLKKKILHLFKKYLRLNKNAGLTLYPGNFHFKKKGNFKKKPEYRQQTPLFESEKGIFKSARFEFRKILKRFRRTQSFRTRKFSRRALVKNTVTGRNYRLTLYKSGENSLAFYYSLLKIFSEKQSSKKPVELRQKDLLGWDRAAHQSLNMILVVDVSTSVINFARAFSKIINSLTFYFNKNKDRIGVISLQGQQAKTLNHPTHNYKVVTKSLLSLKVHGKTPLADGLLKSLDMARLEKFRNRGSKSLVVLLSDCYPEPLTGKFKNIFEDPAYINSLSAAKLFKKSKIFLLLINPNFKNRNGDKSLPPGEKDSKLLPGEKLSEMITENAGGKLIRLYPRVKSSKTIYSDQERYDVSPKDIEKIINGVSSALNASKNCL from the coding sequence ATGATTGTGGTGGGCATCCAAAAGCCCACCTTAAAAAAGAAAATTTTACACCTGTTCAAAAAGTATCTGCGGCTGAACAAAAACGCAGGATTGACACTCTATCCAGGAAATTTCCATTTCAAAAAAAAAGGTAACTTTAAAAAGAAGCCGGAGTACAGACAACAAACGCCCCTTTTCGAGTCCGAAAAAGGCATTTTCAAGTCTGCACGCTTTGAATTCAGGAAAATATTAAAGAGATTCAGAAGAACACAGAGTTTCCGGACGAGAAAATTTTCGAGAAGAGCTTTGGTAAAAAACACTGTCACAGGAAGAAATTACCGACTTACACTTTACAAAAGCGGCGAAAATTCCCTCGCTTTTTACTATTCACTTTTAAAGATTTTTTCCGAGAAACAAAGCTCAAAAAAACCGGTTGAACTCAGGCAAAAAGATCTTTTGGGTTGGGACAGAGCAGCTCATCAAAGCCTTAACATGATCCTCGTCGTCGACGTCAGCACATCGGTGATAAATTTCGCAAGGGCTTTTTCAAAAATTATAAATTCGCTGACCTTTTATTTCAACAAAAACAAAGACCGAATAGGCGTAATCTCTCTTCAGGGGCAACAAGCAAAAACGCTCAACCACCCAACTCACAACTACAAAGTCGTCACAAAAAGCCTTTTATCTCTTAAAGTCCACGGAAAAACTCCACTCGCAGACGGTCTTTTGAAATCACTCGACATGGCAAGACTTGAAAAGTTCAGAAACAGAGGGTCGAAAAGCCTTGTGGTGCTTCTCAGTGATTGCTATCCCGAACCACTTACCGGAAAGTTTAAAAATATTTTCGAAGACCCCGCATACATAAATTCCCTTTCTGCGGCAAAGCTTTTTAAAAAATCAAAAATATTTCTTCTTCTAATAAATCCCAACTTCAAAAATCGCAACGGGGATAAAAGTTTACCCCCCGGTGAAAAGGATTCAAAGCTTTTACCTGGAGAAAAGCTTTCAGAAATGATAACTGAGAATGCCGGAGGAAAACTTATTAGATTGTATCCTCGGGTGAAATCTTCAAAGACAATATACAGCGACCAAGAGAGATACGATGTGTCCCCGAAAGACATCGAAAAAATAATCAACGGCGTCTCATCTGCCTTGAATGCTTCAAAAAACTGCTTGTAA